AGAAACCCGCGAGGCGCGCCATGGAACGTCTTTCGCGGGAGGCCGTCGTGAGCTGCGATAAGAAGCAGAAGTCACGAGAGGAACGCTTCGCTGCCTCCCTGCAACGGCGTTTGGAGCGACGCAAGGCGCGTGTCGATGCGCTTGTCGCGAAGGCGGTGAAGGCGGAAGCCACAGccaaggcaaaggaggaagcCCTTGCTAAGGCTGAGATGAGTGCCAAAGCGGATCAACAATCCGAGGAAACTATTCGCCAGCGCCAGGAGCAACGGGCTGCGCGCGTCAAGGGGCTTGTGGAAAGCCGCACAAAAGCATCGACAGCGGAGGCCGAAGTCGGCAGCTTGAGTGTTGGAAAACAGCTCACCGGGGAGCTTCACCCGGCTATGGAGGACCAAGATGCACGCATTGAGGCCATTATCGCGGAGATTCTTAATGTAGAAAAGGCCTCTGACAACGACGAGAACGCGGAAACGCTGGCGGCGGAACGGACGGCGGCTGCCTCGACTAGTCGCAGGTCGGGGCGCAAGGCGAAGACTACTGCCGTGGTACTGCTGGAAACCCCTGCTGTTGCCACCTCCacggcagaggtgccgcaAGAGTCGATGCCTGTGGAAgcggaagcggcagaggcatCTCTGGAGGAGGCTACCACGCCACAAATGCAGGGCCGACCTGTATCAGCACAGCCGCAAGCAACTACCGATGTGtcgactgcagcaccagtggAGGCTGTTGAGGAAGCAGTGGCAACAATGTCAGAAGTGCAGGAGCTACGCGTCGATGCTGAACTGCCACCCTCACCACCAATGCCGCTTTCGTCCGCCACTGCCGAACCGAAGGAACTGGCGAGCGCGCATGAAGATTTTGTGGCGCACTtagagaaggcgaaggagcgcaccacagcaccactGTTGACCCGCATCCCACCAGCACCGAGCGCCCCCGCCTCGTCACCAACGCCCCCGAGGACCTGGATGGTGGCCGAGAATTCAACAGGGCTCTTCCGCTTGTAGACAAAGACGTGTGACCCTGCCTGCCTTGTCATTTTGGGTGTACCCCCCATTGCGCAAATTGGGCGCGGTCACTTCGAGCGTGTGCCATTAGATATTTCAATAGAGTGAAGGAAGATCGTTCTAGGATCTTTGGATGCTTGCCACACTATTAAGAAAGCCTGTGCAGCAtcgcttctcccccccccctccagcTGTGCGCTGACTGTGtacctgtgcgtgtgtctgtttatgtctctgtgtgtgtgtgttacgACTGCGCTTTGCTTCCACCATCACGGGGTAAGAGCCTCTAGCCaatgcctccctctctcaccttcTTTCCTCGTCTTACAGGCGAAACGGACGGGCTGGCTTTCCTTACGGGGTGCGATAGATGCTGCGGTGAATGTGGGCCTTGTGGTGTTGAGGTCGCCTCCGGGACGACGCGCACTCCCTTGTTGTCATCGTCtttttgtgcgtgtgtagtgGGCTGCCGATAAGCACTGGCGTAAGGGTgttcgcgtgtgtgtatttgGGGAGATGATTAGAGGGGTGGTGCGGCGTGCAGCCGCCTTGTCCACCTCCGCGTCACCTATCGCCATGTGTGCTGTATTGATGCGCctttgtcttcttttttggggtttctcctcctctccctcaatTGCACCGCTCATACACAGCAAGGTGCGATTCTCTACATCATAGAAATCTGCGCGCCCGAGTGCTCTCAATGGAAACAGAAGTGATCATATTAGCGATGAGGAAAGACGCTCGACTTCTTACTACTATGTGCGAACCGTGGAGATGCTTCGTCGATGGTCTCCCACACAGAGGCCCTGTAGTCCTCAGTGAGGTATCTCTGCTGACTAGTCGTAGGGGACGATAGTGTGCACGTGCGGATGTGTTCCTGTCGCCAAGCTGCGCGACGCAACATCGCTTTTGTTTCTGTCTATCATGCGTGCACGGCTTTCTGCGCAAGTCGGTCCGTGTTGCGCACCAAGTCTTCTTCTGTGGCAAGTGTTGCCCTCTttgcccttctccctcttgtgCCTTTTTGTCTTTTGCCCACGACACTGCGCTTACCCTCTGTGGAGAGTTTTGGGGTGCTCGTCATGCACTCttttgccccctccccactccctcctcacacagACTAGCTGCAACGCCTCCTGTCGCTAAGCTTCTCGTGCTGTAAGAATGGGCCTCGCCGACGCGCCGTGGTTTGCCATCCCacttgccaccgccacgactGTGAGAGTGGCGACGACAATCGTAAACTTCAGAAACCGTCGCGaactgcagcggcgggcaGGCTCGAAAGCTGCACGTGATGCCGAGTCTCTTATTGGCGCGGTTGCccacctcgctgcccacACTGAGGACTGCACCTACCCCTCAACCGAGAATTCTACGGCGGCAGTGATCGACCTGAACACCATACCCCGGCGCATCGTGGTGTCTCATGCGC
The window above is part of the Leishmania panamensis strain MHOM/PA/94/PSC-1 chromosome 33 sequence genome. Proteins encoded here:
- a CDS encoding hypothetical protein (TriTrypDB/GeneDB-style sysID: LpmP.33.3380); the protein is MERLSREAVVSCDKKQKSREERFAASLQRRLERRKARVDALVAKAVKAEATAKAKEEALAKAEMSAKADQQSEETIRQRQEQRAARVKGLVESRTKASTAEAEVGSLSVGKQLTGELHPAMEDQDARIEAIIAEILNVEKASDNDENAETLAAERTAAASTSRRSGRKAKTTAVVLLETPAVATSTAEVPQESMPVEAEAAEASLEEATTPQMQGRPVSAQPQATTDVSTAAPVEAVEEAVATMSEVQELRVDAELPPSPPMPLSSATAEPKELASAHEDFVAHLEKAKERTTAPLLTRIPPAPSAPASSPTPPRTWMVAENSTGLFRL